Proteins from a single region of Paraglaciecola sp. T6c:
- a CDS encoding DUF3015 family protein — protein MKKIIGAAALLLLTTTSVQADEEKLNPWQQCGIGAMIFPENGVAAAISNIIWDLGTTAVTSASASEDSCDGARTKTAMFINETYSQLEDEIVQGEGAHLTAMMTMMSCDATAASEIRSEVATNVLSSVASDSAKAEQLFNIAETACSAS, from the coding sequence ATGAAAAAAATTATTGGTGCCGCAGCACTTTTATTACTAACTACTACATCAGTTCAAGCCGATGAAGAGAAGCTTAACCCTTGGCAACAATGTGGTATTGGCGCGATGATATTCCCCGAAAACGGTGTAGCTGCCGCTATTTCAAACATCATTTGGGATCTAGGGACAACCGCGGTGACGTCTGCGAGTGCATCAGAAGACAGCTGTGATGGTGCGCGCACCAAGACTGCTATGTTCATAAATGAAACGTATAGCCAACTTGAAGATGAAATTGTTCAAGGTGAAGGCGCTCATTTGACCGCAATGATGACAATGATGAGCTGTGATGCTACTGCTGCGAGCGAAATTCGTTCAGAAGTAGCGACGAACGTATTATCAAGTGTGGCAAGTGATTCAGCGAAAGCAGAACAATTGTTCAATATTGCAGAAACGGCTTGTTCAGCTAGCTAA